One Aquarana catesbeiana isolate 2022-GZ linkage group LG11, ASM4218655v1, whole genome shotgun sequence genomic window carries:
- the FADD gene encoding FAS-associated death domain protein, which produces MEEFNVMLLRIAGKLSDTDLNNMKFLCQDKIPRKKMETIASPTDLFIKLMELTEISKDNLNFLIQLLQHTQRYDLAKEVKGFQGPPVSREETSEAEDPEEDQLGRAFDIICENMGRDWKMLMRALGVNDSTMEQIIYANPYNLKEQIRQCLREWKKKKRENANVSALIKALEKCRMKLVAEKISDELNLSYGMS; this is translated from the exons ATGGAGGAATTCAATGTCATGCTGCTAAGAATAGCAGGAAAACTGAGTGATACCGATCTAAATAACATGAAGTTTCTTTGCCAGGATAAGATCCCTAGAAAGAAAATGGAAACCATTGCAAGTCCGACAGATCTATTCATAAAACTCATGGAGCTGACAGAGATCTCGAAAGACAACCTGAATTTCCTGATCCAGCTTTTACAGCATACACAGAGATACGATCTCGCAAAAGAAGTCAAAGGATTCCAGGGGCCACCGGTTTCCAGAGAGGAAACTTCTGAAGCTGaagatccagaggaag ACCAGCTTGGCCGGGCCTTTGACATAATATGTGAAAATATGGGGAGGGATTGGAAGATGCTGATGCGCGCTCTTGGGGTTAATGATAGCACAATGGAGCAAATTATCTACGCTAACCCTTATAACCTGAAGGAACAAATAAGACAATGTTTGCGGGAatggaagaaaaagaagagagagaatgcAAATGTGTCTGCCCTGATAAAAGCACTAGAAAAGTGTAGAATGAAACTGGTGGCAGAAAAAATATCTGATGAACTAAATCTTAGTTATGGAATGTCATAA